Proteins encoded within one genomic window of Lemur catta isolate mLemCat1 chromosome 23, mLemCat1.pri, whole genome shotgun sequence:
- the MYBPH gene encoding myosin-binding protein H yields MEKTASEAPACGPEETASEAARVPATEPPGEVAASESPGGEQTPKPQEPASLAPAAPSAPAATQPEPTSEDIPSAPLLLTLEDVSHSSVTVSWEPPERLGRLGLQGYVLELCREGASEWVPVNARPMMVTQQTVRNLALGDKFFLRVAAVSSAGAGPPATLDQPVHIQESVEAPKIRVPRHLRQTYIRQVGEAVNLQIPFQGKPKPQASWTHNGHALDSQRVSVLTGDQDSILFIRSAQRSDSGRYELTVQLEGLEAKAAIDILVIEKPGAPSSIRLLDVWGCNAALEWTPPTDTGNTELLGYTVQKADKKTGHWFTVLERFHSTTCTVSDLIVGNSYSFRVFSENLCGLSTSAAVTKELAHIQKADIAAKPKGFIERDFSEAPSFTQPLADHTSTPGYSTQLFCSVRASPKPKIIWMKNNMEIHGDPRYRTLSDQGICTLEIRKPSPFDSGVYTCKAVNVLGEASVDCRLEVKASATH; encoded by the exons ATGGAGAAAACCGCCTCCGAGGCCCCTGCCTGTGGTCCAGAGGAGACTGCGTCTGAGGCTGCCAGGGTGCCCGCCACGGAGCCTCCCGGAGAAGTGGCAGCATCAGAGTCCCCTGGGGGAGAGCAGACTCCCAAGCCACAGGAGCCTGCCTCACTGGCCCCCGCAGCCCCCTCGGCCCCCGCAGCCACTCAGCCTGAACCCACAAGTGAAG ACATCCCCAGTGCCCCCCTGCTGCTGACCCTGGAGGATGTGAGCCACAGCTCCGTGACCGTGAGCTGGGAGCCCCCGGAGAGGCTCGGGAGGCTGGGCCTCCAGGGCTACGTGTTGGAGCTCTGCCGAGAGGGAG CCTCGGAATGGGTGCCCGTCAACGCCCGGCCCATGATGGTGACCCAGCAGACCGTGCGGAACCTGGCTCTGGGAGACAAGTTCTTCCTGCGTGTGGCTGCCGTGAGCTCCGCGGGGGCCGGCCCCCCGGCCACACTGGACCAGCCCGTCCACATCCAAGAGAGCGTCG AGGCCCCCAAGATCCGTGTCCCCCGCCACCTTCGTCAGACCTACATCCGCCAGGTGGGAGAGGCGGTCAACCTGCAAATCCCCTTCCAG GGGAAGCCCAAGCCTCAGGCCTCATGGACCCACAACGGCCACGCCCTGGACAGCCAGCGGGTGAGCGTGCTCACTGGGGACCAGGACTCCATCCTCTTCATCCGCTCGGCCCAGCGCTCTGACTCGGGCCGCTACGAGCTCACGGTGCAGCTGGAAGgcctggaggccaaggcagccaTTGACATCCTGGTGATTG AGAAACCTGGGGCCCCCAGCAGCATCAGGCTCCTGGACGTGTGGGGCTGCAACGCTGCCCTGGAGTGGACGCCGCCCACGGACACGGGCAACACAGAGCTCCTGGGCTACACGGTGCAGAAGGCGGACAAGAAGACAGGG CATTGGTTCACGGTGCTGGAGCGCTTCCACTCGACCACCTGCACCGTCTCCGACCTCATCGTCGGCAACTCGTACTCCTTCCGGGTCTTCTCAGAAAACCTGTGTGGACTCAGCACCTCGGCCGCCGTCACCAAGGAGCTCGCCCACATCCAGAAGGCAG ATATCGCTGCCAAACCTAAAGGGTTTATCGAGCGAGACTTCTCAGAAGCCCCCTCATTCACCCAGCCCCTGGCGGACCACACCTCCACCCCCGGCTACAGCACGCAGCTGTTCTGCAGTGTCCGGGCGTCGCCCAAG CCCAAGATCATCTGGATGAAAAACAACATGGAGATCCACGGCGACCCCAGGTACCGCACCCTCTCTGATCAAGGCATCTGCACCCTGGAGATCCGGAAACCCAGCCCCTTTGATTCCGGCGTCTACACCTGCAAGGCCGTCAACGTGCTGGGGGAGGCATCCGTGGACTGCCGGCTGGAGGTCAAAG CCTCCGCTACTCACTGA
- the CHI3L1 gene encoding chitinase-3-like protein 1, with translation MGLRAAGTGFAVLALLQCCSAYKLVCYYTSWSQYREGDGSCFPDAIDHSLCTHVIYSFANISNNQIDTWEWNDVTLYDTLNALKNRNPNLKTLLSVGGWNFGSQRFSQIASNTQSRRTFVRSVPPFLRAHGFDGLDLAWLYPGRRDKRYFTTLVKEMKAEFAKEAQPGKKQLLLSAALSPGKVTVDSGYDIPQISQHLDFISILTYDFHGVWRRTTGHHSPLFRGQQDASPDRFSNTDYAVGYVLRLGAPASKLVMGIPTFGKSFTLASSETGVGAPISGPGIPGRYTKEAGTLAYYEICDFLHGATVRRLLGQQVPYATKGNQWVGYDDQESVKSKVRYLKDRQLAGAMVWALDLDDFRGSFCGQNLRFPLTNAIKDALAAT, from the exons ATGGGGCTGAGGGCAGCTGGAACAG GCTTTGCGGTCCTGGCGCTGCTCCAGTGCT GCTCTGCATACAAACTGGTCTGCTACTACACCAGCTGGTCCCAGTACCGGGAAGGTGATGGGAGCTGCTTCCCGGATGCCATCGACCATTCCCTCTGCACCCACGTCATCTACAGTTTTGCCAACATAAGCAACAATCAGATCGACACCTGGGAGTGGAATGATGTGACACTCTATGACACGCTGAACGCACTCAAGAACAG GAACCCCAACCTGAAGACCCTCCTGTCTGTTGGGGGATGGAACTTTGGCTCTCAAAG ATTTTCCCAAATAGCCTCCAACACGCAGAGTCGCAGGACATTCGTCAGGTCGGTGCCACCGTTTCTGCGGGCGCACGGCTTTGATGGGCTGGACCTGGCCTGGCTCTACCCCGGACGGAGAGACAAGCGGTACTTCACCACCCTGGTCAAG GAAATGAAGGCCGAATTTGCAAAGGAAGCTCAGCCAGGGAAAAAGCAGCTCCTGCTCAGCGCAGCCCTGTCGCCGGGGAAGGTCACCGTTGACAGTGGCTACGACATCCCCCAGATATCGCA ACACCTGGATTTCATCAGCATCCTGACCTACGACTTTCATGGAGTCTGGCGCCGGACCACGGGACATCACAGCCCTCTGTTCCGAGGCCAGCAGGACGCGAGTCCTGACAGATTCAGCAACACT GACTACGCTGTGGGGTACGTGTTGAGGCTGGGGGCTCCTGCCAGCAAGCTGGTGATGGGCATCCCCACCTTCGGGAAGAGCTTCACGCTGGCCTCTTCTGAGACGGGTGTCGGAGCCCCAATCTCGGGGCCAGGAATCCCAGGCCGGTACACCAAGGAGGCGGGGACTCTCGCCTACTACGAG ATCTGTGACTTCCTCCACGGAGCCACGGTCCGCAGACTCCTCGGCCAGCAGGTCCCCTATGCCACCAAGGGCAACCAGTGGGTGGGATATGACGACCAGGAGAGCGTCAAAAGCAAG GTGCGGTACCTGAAGGACAGGCAGCTGGCGGGCGCCATGGTGTGGGCCCTGGACCTGGATGACTTCCGCGGCTCCTTCTGCGGCCAGAATCTGCGCTTCCCTCTTACCAACGCCATCAAGGACGCGCTTGCCGCGACCTAG